Proteins from a single region of Butyrivibrio fibrisolvens:
- a CDS encoding RNA-binding S4 domain-containing protein — protein sequence MDIVKLRETDDFIKLGQALKKAGYEQSGADAKEDIQAGLVKVNGEVDTRRGKKLVPGDVVEYRGRSFKVER from the coding sequence ATGGATATAGTTAAGTTAAGAGAAACAGACGATTTTATAAAGCTTGGACAGGCCCTTAAGAAGGCTGGTTATGAGCAGTCCGGAGCAGATGCCAAGGAAGATATCCAGGCAGGTCTTGTAAAGGTTAATGGCGAAGTTGATACAAGACGCGGTAAGAAGCTTGTTCCGGGTGATGTTGTTGAGTACAGAGGCAGGAGTTTTAAGGTCGAAAGATGA
- the recF gene encoding DNA replication/repair protein RecF, with protein sequence MIIKQLELLNFRNYEELHLDFDRGTNILYGDNAQGKTNILEAIFMSATTKSHKGSKDREVIRFGNDEAHIRSIIERDHAEYKLDMHLRKSKTKGLAIDGQKLKKAADYVGHLNAVFFSPEDLAIVKNGPSERRRFLDLELCQLDETYLYNLSRFNRLIVQRNKMLKEMYDHPEYRPLLDVQDDQMITYGTQIIKAREEFIGNLCRILEPIHEKLTGGRENLKIFYEPNVSADDYESKLKKAKDRDLFLKQTSVGPQKDDFSFIVKAATGSDAIDIRKFGSQGQQRTASLSLKLSEIEIVKQAKKENPVLLLDDVLSELDSNRQNYLLDTIGDIQTIITCTGYDEFVNHRFEINKLFRVVNGTVTSEN encoded by the coding sequence ATGATAATAAAACAGCTGGAGCTTTTAAACTTCAGAAACTATGAAGAACTTCATCTTGATTTCGACAGAGGAACCAATATTCTGTACGGCGACAATGCTCAGGGCAAGACCAATATACTTGAAGCGATATTCATGTCAGCAACGACCAAATCTCATAAAGGTTCAAAAGATCGTGAAGTAATACGATTTGGTAATGATGAAGCTCACATTAGATCAATAATTGAAAGAGACCATGCCGAGTATAAGCTTGATATGCACCTTCGAAAAAGTAAGACCAAAGGCCTTGCAATCGATGGACAGAAGCTTAAAAAGGCAGCTGATTATGTAGGGCATCTAAATGCAGTTTTTTTCTCACCGGAAGATCTTGCAATAGTTAAAAACGGACCTTCCGAGAGGCGAAGATTTCTGGATCTTGAACTGTGCCAGCTTGATGAGACTTATCTTTATAATCTCTCAAGATTCAACAGGCTCATAGTTCAGCGCAACAAGATGCTTAAAGAGATGTATGATCATCCGGAATACAGACCGCTTCTTGATGTGCAGGATGATCAGATGATCACTTACGGAACACAGATCATTAAGGCAAGAGAAGAATTTATTGGTAATCTCTGCCGCATATTAGAGCCTATACATGAAAAACTTACGGGTGGGCGCGAAAATCTCAAGATTTTCTACGAACCCAATGTATCAGCTGATGATTATGAAAGTAAGCTAAAAAAAGCTAAAGACAGAGATCTGTTCCTAAAGCAGACCAGTGTTGGACCGCAGAAGGACGATTTCTCTTTTATTGTTAAGGCAGCTACAGGAAGTGATGCCATAGATATCAGGAAATTCGGTTCCCAGGGCCAGCAAAGAACTGCTTCTCTCTCACTTAAGCTTTCTGAGATAGAGATCGTAAAGCAGGCCAAGAAGGAAAATCCGGTACTCCTTCTTGATGATGTGCTTTCTGAGCTTGATTCAAACAGGCAGAACTACCTGCTTGATACCATAGGTGATATTCAGACCATAATCACCTGCACCGGTTATGATGAGTTTGTTAATCATAGATTTGAAATAAATAAGCTGTTCAGAGTAGTAAACGGAACTGTTACATCAGAAAACTGA
- the gyrB gene encoding DNA topoisomerase (ATP-hydrolyzing) subunit B: protein MSNNEAVQYGADQIQILEGLEAVRKRPGMYIGTTAARGLHHLVYEIVDNSVDEALAGACDHIEVTITPGNTIIVKDNGRGIPTGINHKSGLTGVEVVFTILHAGGKFGGGGYKVSGGLHGVGASVVNALSEWLEVKVRQGGKIFQQRYERGHVCYPLKEIGTCEPSDTGTTVEFKPDAEIFKETTVFDYNVLRQRLREMAFLTRGLKITLKDERIPEDAEIKEPRVENFHYEGGISEFVAYLNKSKTPLYDQIMYFEGDKNEVHVEVSVQHNDAYNESIYTFVNNINTPEGGTHLEGFKIATTKIFNDYAKAQKLVKESDENLTGEDIREGMTAIISVKIGDPQFEGQTKQKLGNSEARGAVASIVSEQLTYFLEQNPQIAKTIIEKAVLAQRARDAARKARDLTRRKTALDGLGLPGKLADCSDKNPENCEIFIVEGNSAGGSAKNARSRATQAILPLRGKILNVEKASVDRIYGNAEIKTMITAFGTGIHEDFDISKLRYGKIIIMTDADVDGAHIATLMLTFLYRFMPELIKQGHVYLAQPPLYKLERNKKTWYAYSDEELNNIIAQVGRDQNNKIQRYKGLGEMDAEQLWETTMNPETRTLLRVNMDEDAVSELDVTFTTLMGDKVEPRREFIEANAKFVQNLDI from the coding sequence ATGTCTAATAACGAAGCAGTACAGTACGGCGCGGATCAAATCCAGATTCTTGAAGGACTCGAAGCAGTTCGTAAAAGACCTGGTATGTACATTGGAACAACTGCAGCAAGAGGTCTTCATCACCTTGTATACGAGATCGTTGATAACTCAGTAGATGAAGCACTTGCAGGAGCTTGTGACCACATCGAAGTTACAATTACACCCGGAAATACTATTATCGTAAAAGATAATGGACGTGGTATACCTACAGGTATCAACCACAAGTCAGGACTTACAGGTGTAGAGGTAGTATTTACCATCCTGCATGCAGGCGGTAAGTTCGGCGGTGGAGGATACAAGGTATCCGGCGGTCTCCACGGCGTTGGTGCATCAGTAGTTAATGCCCTTTCAGAATGGCTTGAGGTTAAAGTAAGACAGGGCGGCAAAATCTTCCAGCAGCGCTATGAAAGAGGACACGTATGCTATCCTCTCAAAGAGATTGGAACATGCGAACCCTCCGATACAGGTACAACTGTAGAATTCAAGCCTGATGCAGAGATATTCAAAGAGACAACTGTATTTGATTATAATGTTTTAAGACAGAGACTTCGTGAGATGGCATTCCTTACAAGAGGACTTAAGATCACACTTAAGGATGAGAGAATTCCTGAGGATGCTGAGATCAAGGAGCCAAGAGTTGAGAACTTCCACTATGAAGGTGGTATAAGCGAATTCGTTGCTTATCTTAATAAGTCCAAGACTCCTCTTTATGATCAGATCATGTATTTCGAAGGAGACAAGAACGAAGTACATGTAGAAGTATCTGTTCAGCACAATGATGCATATAACGAAAGCATTTATACCTTCGTTAACAATATTAATACACCTGAAGGCGGAACACATCTTGAAGGCTTCAAGATTGCTACAACCAAGATCTTTAATGATTATGCCAAGGCTCAAAAGCTGGTAAAAGAATCTGATGAAAACCTTACAGGTGAAGATATCCGTGAAGGTATGACAGCGATCATCTCTGTAAAAATAGGTGATCCTCAGTTCGAAGGTCAGACCAAGCAAAAGCTCGGTAACTCCGAAGCAAGAGGAGCTGTAGCAAGTATCGTATCTGAGCAGCTTACATACTTTCTTGAGCAAAATCCTCAGATTGCTAAGACTATCATAGAAAAAGCAGTTCTTGCACAGCGCGCAAGAGATGCTGCAAGAAAGGCAAGAGATCTTACAAGACGTAAGACAGCACTTGACGGACTTGGACTTCCGGGAAAACTTGCTGACTGTTCTGACAAGAATCCTGAAAATTGCGAGATCTTCATCGTTGAGGGTAACTCCGCAGGAGGATCTGCCAAGAACGCAAGAAGCCGTGCTACACAGGCTATCCTTCCTCTTAGAGGAAAGATTCTGAACGTTGAAAAAGCAAGCGTTGACCGTATTTATGGAAACGCTGAAATAAAGACAATGATCACAGCATTTGGTACAGGTATCCATGAAGACTTTGATATTTCAAAGCTTCGTTATGGCAAGATCATCATCATGACCGATGCCGACGTAGATGGTGCTCATATCGCAACACTCATGCTGACATTCCTTTACAGATTCATGCCTGAACTTATCAAGCAGGGCCATGTATATCTTGCACAGCCACCGCTTTATAAGCTCGAAAGAAATAAGAAAACATGGTATGCATATTCTGATGAAGAACTTAACAACATCATCGCTCAGGTAGGACGTGACCAGAACAACAAGATCCAGCGTTATAAGGGACTTGGTGAGATGGATGCCGAGCAGCTCTGGGAGACAACAATGAATCCTGAGACAAGAACTCTTCTTCGTGTAAACATGGATGAAGATGCAGTTTCAGAGCTTGATGTAACCTTTACTACTCTCATGGGTGACAAGGTAGAACCAAGAAGAGAGTTCATAGAAGCAAATGCCAAGTTTGTTCAGAACCTTGATATTTAA
- the gyrA gene encoding DNA gyrase subunit A — protein MADNENQNGINSGNDLPDDVFDQTEATNTTDITEVDLKKTMETSYIDYAMSVIASRALPDVRDGLKPVQRRVLYSMVELNNGPDKPHRKCARIVGDTMGKFHPHGDTSIYGALVYMAQPWNMRYCLVDGHGNFGSVDGDGPAAMRYTEARLTKISMEMVADINKDTVDFVPNFDETEKEPAVLPSRIPNLLVNGTTGIAVGMATNIPPHNLREVVRAINLMIDNKVNENRETEIDELLPIIKAPDYPTGGIILGTRGAEEAYRTGRGKVICRAVTDIEPMNGGKNRIVVTELPYLVNKAKLIERIADLVKNKKIDGITALRDESDKDGMRIVIELRHDVNAQVMLNKLYKHTELQASFGVIMLALVNNEPKILSLDKMLRYYILHQEEVVTRRTKYDLGKAEERDHILQGLLIALDNIDEVIKIIRGSDTVQSAKDQLMARFGLSEAQAQAIVDMRLRTLTGLERDKLQAEHEELLKKIAEYKAILADHNLLLGVIKKEITEIADKYGDDRKTQIGHDEAEFEDEDLIPNVNTVIALTSLGYIKRMAIDNFKAQNRGGHGIKGISTIDGDYVTDLLMTTTHNNVMFFTSTGRVYTMKTYKIPEASRTSRGTAIVNLLQLGPDEKITAIIPVGSFEEEGKHLFMVTKKGTVKKTPIKDFANIRKNGLRCINLEEDDELIEVKTTRSSSDIFLVTKNGMCIRFKETDVRAMGRDAMGVRGMMLDGDDEIIGMQIDSQGSSLLVVSENGYGKRTKLEEFKTQYRGGKGLKCYRIIEKTGRLVGVKAVNDEHEVMMITDQGTIIQLRMSDVSIYSRITSGVRLIKLDDGASVVSIAKVREKVSDGSVEYENMDDAMEDIGEDEVTMSDDYDEDDMADSEENDEDAEDIEESEDIDESEDE, from the coding sequence ATGGCTGACAATGAAAATCAGAACGGAATAAACTCCGGAAATGATCTTCCAGATGATGTCTTTGATCAGACAGAAGCGACCAATACGACAGATATAACGGAAGTAGATTTAAAGAAGACAATGGAGACATCCTATATAGACTATGCGATGTCTGTTATAGCATCAAGAGCGCTCCCTGACGTAAGAGACGGTCTTAAGCCTGTTCAGAGACGTGTACTCTACTCCATGGTCGAACTTAATAACGGACCTGATAAGCCACATCGTAAATGTGCGCGTATCGTTGGTGATACAATGGGTAAATTCCACCCACACGGCGATACATCAATCTACGGTGCACTTGTTTATATGGCCCAGCCCTGGAATATGAGATATTGCCTTGTAGACGGTCATGGTAACTTCGGTTCAGTCGATGGCGACGGACCTGCTGCTATGCGATACACAGAGGCAAGACTTACCAAGATCTCTATGGAGATGGTGGCTGATATCAACAAGGATACAGTAGACTTCGTACCTAACTTTGATGAGACAGAAAAAGAGCCTGCTGTTCTTCCAAGTAGGATCCCTAACCTTCTGGTTAACGGAACTACAGGTATTGCTGTAGGTATGGCTACTAATATCCCGCCTCACAACCTTCGCGAAGTTGTAAGAGCCATCAATCTTATGATCGACAACAAGGTTAACGAGAACAGAGAGACAGAAATAGATGAACTTCTTCCTATCATCAAAGCTCCTGATTATCCAACAGGTGGAATAATCCTTGGAACAAGAGGAGCTGAAGAAGCTTACAGAACAGGTAGAGGTAAAGTAATCTGCAGAGCCGTTACAGATATTGAACCTATGAACGGCGGTAAGAACAGGATCGTTGTTACTGAGCTTCCTTACCTTGTAAACAAGGCAAAGCTCATCGAAAGAATCGCAGATCTTGTTAAGAACAAAAAGATCGACGGTATCACTGCTCTTCGTGATGAGTCCGATAAGGACGGTATGCGCATTGTTATTGAGCTTCGTCATGATGTTAACGCACAGGTAATGCTCAATAAGCTCTACAAACACACAGAGCTTCAGGCATCATTTGGTGTGATCATGCTTGCTCTTGTTAACAATGAGCCTAAGATCCTTTCTCTTGATAAGATGCTCAGATACTACATCTTACATCAGGAAGAAGTAGTTACAAGAAGAACAAAGTATGATCTTGGTAAAGCTGAAGAAAGAGATCACATACTGCAAGGCCTCCTTATAGCGCTTGATAACATCGATGAAGTTATTAAGATCATCCGCGGAAGTGATACAGTTCAGAGTGCCAAAGATCAGTTAATGGCTCGTTTCGGACTTTCAGAAGCACAGGCTCAGGCTATCGTAGACATGAGACTTCGTACTCTGACAGGTCTGGAAAGAGACAAGCTTCAGGCTGAGCATGAAGAACTTCTCAAGAAGATCGCTGAATATAAGGCAATCCTTGCTGATCATAATCTCCTTCTTGGAGTTATCAAGAAAGAGATCACTGAGATCGCTGATAAATACGGCGATGACAGAAAGACTCAGATCGGACATGATGAAGCTGAATTCGAAGATGAAGACCTCATCCCGAATGTTAATACAGTAATCGCTCTTACATCTCTTGGATATATCAAGAGAATGGCTATTGATAACTTCAAGGCTCAGAACAGAGGCGGTCACGGAATCAAGGGTATCAGTACTATTGACGGAGACTATGTAACAGATCTTCTCATGACTACAACGCACAACAATGTGATGTTCTTCACATCAACAGGTCGTGTATACACAATGAAGACCTATAAGATTCCGGAAGCATCCAGAACATCCAGAGGAACAGCTATTGTCAATCTCCTGCAGCTGGGACCTGATGAGAAGATAACAGCTATCATCCCTGTTGGAAGCTTCGAAGAAGAAGGCAAGCACCTGTTCATGGTTACTAAGAAAGGAACAGTCAAGAAGACTCCTATCAAGGATTTTGCCAATATCCGTAAGAACGGTCTTAGATGTATAAATCTTGAAGAGGATGATGAGCTTATCGAAGTTAAGACTACCAGAAGCAGCTCAGATATCTTCCTTGTAACAAAGAACGGAATGTGCATACGCTTCAAGGAAACAGACGTTCGTGCAATGGGACGTGACGCAATGGGCGTACGTGGTATGATGCTGGACGGTGATGATGAGATCATCGGAATGCAGATAGACTCTCAGGGTTCGTCTCTTCTTGTAGTATCAGAGAATGGATACGGTAAGCGCACCAAGCTTGAAGAGTTCAAGACTCAGTACAGAGGCGGTAAAGGACTTAAGTGTTACAGGATCATAGAAAAGACAGGTCGTCTTGTTGGTGTTAAAGCTGTTAATGATGAGCACGAAGTTATGATGATCACTGATCAGGGTACTATCATCCAGCTTAGAATGAGCGATGTATCTATATACAGCCGTATCACATCAGGCGTAAGACTTATAAAGCTTGACGACGGTGCAAGTGTTGTAAGTATCGCCAAGGTTCGTGAGAAGGTATCAGATGGAAGCGTTGAATATGAAAATATGGACGATGCCATGGAAGATATAGGCGAAGATGAAGTGACAATGTCTGACGACTATGATGAAGATGATATGGCTGATTCAGAAGAAAACGATGAAGATGCTGAAGATATTGAAGAGTCTGAGGATATTGATGAATCTGAAGATGAATGA
- a CDS encoding GGDEF domain-containing protein → MLKIGLLVSNLKSEEISNFCAGAIRAAEKEGIFLTILPGGKILSDEQKENIESFEYQETVIFDYVNGDNFDGLLIDIDKIGEDVSDFDKDRFLGRFLSERIPFLTLSEFRDHKTINNPWKKHDMIQGYQAVLDMENYITAGELPLPKDDICIPPIETTAADTMKQLGIMVDKIIHTSGNGVDIYKKIMTTLAHGGVKNAIILVYGDGIANTPKNPWIMPETILVKGILNDGKILDLPKGTIVGTMNLLDESTEEAMNPGGWIVRTLFYNENQNGVIAIKVSPQYMIPGFESLMYEIIQAAVNDAFKNVICQSMAEEIRALQEEVERGDSILDRLGEKDLMTNEYNRRGFFTHAYDYMQNEYTEGRYAIISYVDLDTITTINDLYGRPEGNNAVKRTAKVLHNVFGEDALVGRIRGNEFAVLLITDRKDKIDYLRASMQQQNARLMAEQDKPYTIHLMFVISSFEYNKNIRLEDMLKEADQSLRNMKDMI, encoded by the coding sequence ATGCTGAAAATAGGTCTGTTAGTATCTAATCTGAAAAGTGAAGAAATCAGCAATTTTTGTGCCGGAGCAATTCGTGCTGCGGAAAAAGAAGGAATATTTCTGACCATACTTCCCGGAGGAAAGATCCTGTCTGATGAGCAGAAGGAAAATATTGAAAGCTTCGAATACCAGGAGACGGTTATCTTTGACTATGTCAACGGAGATAACTTTGACGGACTTTTGATCGATATAGATAAGATCGGTGAAGACGTATCTGATTTTGATAAAGACAGATTCCTTGGGCGTTTTCTTTCTGAAAGGATTCCCTTCCTGACATTGTCAGAATTCAGAGACCACAAGACCATTAATAATCCATGGAAAAAGCATGATATGATCCAGGGATATCAGGCTGTTCTTGATATGGAAAACTATATTACAGCAGGAGAACTCCCGCTTCCAAAGGATGATATCTGTATACCTCCAATCGAGACAACTGCAGCTGATACGATGAAACAGCTTGGGATCATGGTAGATAAGATCATACATACGTCAGGTAACGGAGTAGACATCTATAAAAAGATAATGACAACCCTTGCTCATGGTGGAGTCAAAAATGCCATAATTCTGGTATATGGAGATGGTATAGCAAATACTCCCAAAAATCCTTGGATAATGCCAGAAACGATCCTTGTTAAAGGAATCCTTAATGACGGAAAAATACTGGATCTGCCTAAAGGAACGATCGTTGGCACCATGAATCTTCTTGATGAATCAACAGAAGAAGCCATGAATCCGGGAGGCTGGATAGTAAGAACACTTTTTTACAATGAAAACCAGAATGGTGTAATTGCAATAAAGGTTAGTCCCCAGTATATGATCCCGGGATTTGAGAGTCTGATGTATGAGATCATACAGGCTGCTGTTAATGATGCATTTAAAAATGTGATATGCCAGAGCATGGCTGAAGAGATCAGAGCACTTCAGGAAGAGGTCGAAAGAGGCGATTCTATTCTTGACCGTCTTGGAGAAAAAGATCTTATGACAAATGAGTACAACCGAAGAGGCTTCTTTACCCATGCTTATGATTATATGCAGAACGAATACACAGAAGGCCGATATGCCATCATCTCCTATGTAGACCTTGATACTATTACTACTATCAACGACCTGTATGGAAGACCTGAAGGTAATAATGCTGTAAAAAGAACTGCGAAAGTCCTTCACAATGTATTTGGAGAAGATGCTCTTGTGGGAAGGATAAGAGGAAATGAATTCGCAGTACTTCTCATAACAGACAGAAAAGACAAGATCGATTATCTGAGAGCATCCATGCAACAGCAGAATGCAAGACTTATGGCCGAGCAGGATAAACCATATACGATACACCTGATGTTTGTAATAAGCAGTTTTGAATATAATAAAAACATAAGACTTGAGGATATGCTCAAGGAAGCTGATCAGAGTCTTAGAAACATGAAAGACATGATCTAG
- the trpD gene encoding anthranilate phosphoribosyltransferase, whose translation MIKEAIAQVVAGKDLDEQTAKAAMSEMFDGTATQAQIAAFITALRMKGETVTEITACANVMREKGVRVQPSTDVMEIVGTGGDLVGTFNISTTSAFVIAAAGVPVAKHGNRSVSSKSGAADVLEKLGATITLEPDQMMKVLDETGICFLFAQKYHSSMKYAAPVRKELGIRTIFNILGPLTNPAAAKMQVMGVYDQKLVEPLAQVLSNLGVTRGVVVCGSDGIDEVTLTGPTTVCEIREGNLHTYELSPEVFGLKLCKLEDLIGGTPQENAQITRDILSGKEKGPKRDDVILNAALAIYLGVDGISMADAVNMAKETIDSGKALETLENFVAATNKYAELSA comes from the coding sequence ATGATCAAAGAAGCAATCGCACAGGTAGTAGCAGGTAAGGATCTTGACGAGCAGACAGCTAAGGCAGCAATGAGCGAGATGTTCGACGGAACAGCAACACAGGCTCAGATAGCAGCATTCATTACAGCACTTCGCATGAAGGGCGAGACAGTTACTGAAATCACAGCATGCGCTAACGTTATGAGAGAAAAAGGCGTCAGAGTTCAGCCAAGCACAGACGTTATGGAAATCGTAGGAACAGGCGGAGACCTTGTTGGAACTTTCAATATCTCAACAACTTCAGCATTTGTTATTGCGGCAGCAGGCGTACCTGTAGCTAAGCACGGTAACAGAAGCGTATCTTCAAAGTCAGGTGCAGCAGATGTTCTTGAAAAGCTTGGAGCAACGATTACACTTGAGCCTGACCAGATGATGAAAGTACTTGATGAAACAGGCATCTGCTTCCTCTTCGCACAGAAGTACCACTCTTCCATGAAGTATGCAGCACCTGTTCGTAAAGAGCTTGGAATCAGAACAATATTTAATATCCTTGGACCGCTCACCAATCCGGCAGCAGCCAAGATGCAGGTAATGGGTGTATATGACCAAAAGCTTGTTGAGCCACTTGCACAGGTTCTGTCTAACCTTGGAGTTACAAGGGGCGTTGTAGTGTGTGGAAGCGATGGAATAGATGAAGTTACTCTTACAGGTCCTACAACAGTATGTGAGATAAGAGAAGGTAACCTTCACACCTATGAGCTTTCACCTGAAGTCTTCGGCTTAAAGCTCTGCAAGCTTGAAGACCTGATCGGAGGAACTCCGCAGGAGAATGCTCAGATAACACGCGACATTCTCTCAGGCAAGGAAAAGGGACCTAAGAGAGATGATGTAATCTTGAATGCAGCTCTTGCTATCTATCTTGGAGTTGATGGAATCTCAATGGCAGATGCAGTTAATATGGCAAAAGAGACTATCGATTCAGGTAAGGCTCTTGAGACACTTGAAAACTTTGTAGCTGCTACCAATAAGTACGCAGAGCTTAGCGCATAA
- the trpC gene encoding indole-3-glycerol phosphate synthase TrpC, translating into MILDDLVAATSKRLEVEKSQISPEKMKEMALEIRERELKDTAGDASKDKDFIFKRNLQGPGIHFICEVKKASPSKGIIAEDFPYIDIAKEYEKIGADAISVLTEPDYFKGNIEYIKDILDAGVTTPLLRKDFTIDEYMIYQAKVYGASAILLICAILDDERLKAYHELATSLGLSAIVETHDEDEVKRALAIGAEIVGVNNRNLKDFTVDLGNSIRLRKLVPQDKIFVAESGIKTEEDMIKLRDAGVNAVLIGETFMRSDDKGGMIQRLKRGI; encoded by the coding sequence ATGATACTTGATGATCTTGTAGCTGCAACCAGTAAGCGACTCGAAGTAGAAAAAAGTCAGATTTCACCTGAAAAGATGAAAGAAATGGCTCTTGAAATCAGAGAGCGTGAACTAAAAGATACGGCTGGCGATGCAAGCAAGGATAAAGACTTTATTTTTAAAAGAAATCTTCAAGGCCCGGGAATCCATTTTATCTGTGAGGTAAAAAAAGCATCTCCTTCCAAAGGAATAATTGCTGAGGACTTCCCTTACATAGATATAGCAAAAGAATACGAAAAGATAGGCGCAGACGCTATTTCTGTACTAACAGAGCCTGACTATTTTAAAGGTAATATCGAATATATAAAAGATATACTTGATGCCGGAGTCACTACTCCCCTGCTTCGAAAGGATTTCACGATCGATGAGTATATGATCTACCAGGCTAAGGTATACGGCGCATCAGCAATACTTCTTATATGTGCGATCCTTGATGATGAAAGGTTAAAAGCCTATCACGAGCTTGCAACATCCCTTGGGCTTTCTGCAATAGTTGAAACCCATGACGAGGATGAGGTAAAAAGAGCTCTTGCTATAGGCGCTGAGATCGTCGGAGTCAACAACAGAAATCTTAAGGATTTTACAGTTGATCTTGGCAACAGCATAAGACTTAGAAAGCTAGTCCCACAGGATAAGATATTCGTTGCTGAAAGCGGGATCAAGACTGAAGAAGACATGATAAAGCTTAGGGATGCAGGCGTAAATGCAGTTCTTATAGGCGAGACTTTTATGAGGTCAGATGATAAGGGCGGCATGATACAAAGACTTAAGAGAGGGATTTAA
- a CDS encoding phosphoribosylanthranilate isomerase, which produces MVKIKICGLMTKEDCVIMNGFKPDYCGFVFAKTRHYLTDQMAGDLRNTLDISIPTVGVFVDDDMNHIVDLYNSAIIQIIQLHGHEDAAYINLLREKIAASGPDKKRHYDEFGEGAPIMKAIRVKDGSEFDNIDDLPVDMLLLDNYVEKLPGGTGQSFELSMIPKLNKPYFLAGGLTADNIPQALVQSRPYAIDVSSAVETDGHKDWKKVEKLMRVMEAYRPQTLFV; this is translated from the coding sequence ATGGTTAAGATTAAGATCTGTGGTCTGATGACCAAAGAAGATTGCGTAATAATGAACGGATTCAAGCCGGATTACTGCGGATTTGTTTTTGCTAAGACAAGGCACTATCTGACAGACCAGATGGCTGGAGATCTCAGAAACACACTGGATATCTCAATACCTACAGTTGGTGTATTCGTAGATGATGATATGAACCACATCGTAGATCTTTATAATAGCGCCATCATCCAGATAATCCAGCTCCACGGCCATGAAGACGCAGCCTACATAAATCTTCTTAGAGAAAAGATCGCAGCATCAGGTCCTGACAAAAAGCGCCACTACGATGAATTCGGCGAAGGCGCTCCAATCATGAAAGCCATAAGAGTCAAGGACGGATCAGAGTTTGATAATATAGATGATCTTCCTGTAGATATGCTCCTTTTAGACAATTATGTTGAAAAGCTTCCGGGAGGAACAGGACAAAGCTTTGAGCTTTCAATGATACCAAAGCTTAATAAGCCATATTTCCTTGCCGGCGGCCTTACTGCTGATAACATCCCTCAGGCACTTGTTCAGTCAAGACCATATGCAATAGACGTTTCATCTGCTGTTGAAACCGACGGACATAAGGACTGGAAAAAGGTTGAAAAGCTCATGAGAGTTATGGAAGCTTACAGACCTCAAACTCTCTTTGTATAG